From the genome of Brevinematales bacterium:
ATATACCCGCAGTTATTTAAAAGCGGCTAAGATAACCGCGACGGTGAACGGGAAGCCGTCAAAATGGGGATATAAGCTCCATCTCGGCGATTTTGTAGAATTCATTGTTCCCGACCTGAAGCCGCTCGACGTACTCCCGCAGGATATCCCGTTCGACGTGCTCTACTCCGATAACGATATCGCGGTCGTCAATAAGCCCTACGGCGTCCCGGTGCACCCGTCGCACGGGCATCCCGATGGCACCCTCGTTAACGGCTTGTTATTCCATTTTGGCGATAAGCTCTCCGGCATCGGGGGAGTGGAACGCCCGGGAATCGTGCACCGCCTCGATAAGGATACCGCCGGGCTGATGGTAATCGCGCTGAACGACGTCGCGCATCATCATCTATCCCGACAATTCATGGATAGAGAGGTACGGAAAATCTACCACGCCATCGTCAAGGGAAACCCGCCCGCGCAGGGACGGCTGGAACACCCGCTCGGCAGGGCTCCGGGCAATCCGTTGAAACGCGCGGTCGT
Proteins encoded in this window:
- a CDS encoding RluA family pseudouridine synthase; translated protein: MSKAYSFSVDEKFAGSRLDTTVITLHPKYTRSYLKAAKITATVNGKPSKWGYKLHLGDFVEFIVPDLKPLDVLPQDIPFDVLYSDNDIAVVNKPYGVPVHPSHGHPDGTLVNGLLFHFGDKLSGIGGVERPGIVHRLDKDTAGLMVIALNDVAHHHLSRQFMDREVRKIYHAIVKGNPPAQGRLEHPLGRAPGNPLKRAVVPLDKGGKAAITDFRVIEYLTEHAYVAINLLTGRTHQIRIHFAYEGFPIAGDPLYSRHHGAYSMNGIALCAKELRFRHPVTGDELSFTIELPAEFTALLDKLRKR